One genomic region from Methanocaldococcus fervens AG86 encodes:
- the rpsG gene encoding 30S ribosomal protein S7 has translation MELDEIKIFGRWSTKDVVVKDPGLRNYINLTPIYVPHTAGRYTKRQFEKAKMNIVERLVNKVMRREENTGKKLKALKIVENAFEIIEKRTKQNPIQVLVDAIENAGPREDTTRISYGGIVYLQSVDCSSLRRIDVALRNIALGAYMAAHKSKKPIEEALAEEIIAAARGDMQKSYAVRKKEETERVAQSAR, from the coding sequence TTGGAGCTTGACGAAATTAAGATATTTGGAAGATGGAGTACAAAGGATGTTGTTGTTAAAGACCCTGGTTTGAGAAACTACATAAACTTAACTCCAATCTACGTTCCACACACTGCAGGAAGATACACAAAGAGACAATTTGAAAAGGCAAAGATGAACATTGTTGAGAGATTAGTAAATAAAGTTATGAGAAGAGAAGAAAACACAGGTAAAAAATTAAAAGCATTGAAAATAGTCGAAAATGCTTTTGAAATAATCGAAAAAAGAACAAAACAAAACCCAATTCAAGTTTTAGTAGACGCAATTGAAAACGCTGGTCCAAGAGAAGATACAACAAGAATCTCTTATGGGGGAATTGTCTACTTACAATCAGTTGATTGTTCATCATTAAGAAGAATTGATGTAGCTTTAAGAAACATTGCCCTTGGAGCATACATGGCTGCTCATAAAAGCAAAAAACCAATTGAAGAAGCATTAGCTGAGGAAATTATTGCTGCTGCAAGAGGAGATATGCAGAAAAGCTATGCAGTTAGAAAGAAAGAAGAAACAGAAAGAGTTGCTCAATCAGCAAGATAA
- a CDS encoding 30S ribosomal protein S12, producing MSGSKSPRGEFAGRKLRLKRKWCRWHDYNYVRRVLKLKQKYDPLEGAPMARGIVIEKVGLEAKQPNSAIRKCVRVQLIKNGRVVTAFCPGNHAINFIDEHDEVIIEGIGGPKGPRAKGDIPGVKYKVIMVGRNSLRELVRGRQEKIKR from the coding sequence ATGAGTGGAAGTAAATCACCAAGAGGAGAATTTGCTGGAAGAAAGTTGAGATTAAAAAGAAAATGGTGCAGATGGCACGATTACAACTACGTTAGGAGAGTTTTGAAATTAAAGCAAAAGTATGACCCATTAGAAGGAGCTCCAATGGCAAGGGGAATAGTTATTGAAAAAGTTGGTTTAGAGGCAAAGCAGCCAAACTCAGCTATCAGAAAGTGTGTTAGAGTTCAGTTAATTAAAAACGGTAGAGTTGTAACAGCATTCTGTCCAGGAAACCATGCTATAAACTTCATTGATGAACACGATGAGGTTATTATTGAAGGTATTGGAGGTCCTAAAGGGCCAAGAGCTAAAGGGGACATTCCAGGAGTTAAGTATAAAGTTATAATGGTCGGTAGAAACTCATTGAGAGAATTAGTTAGAGGAAGACAGGAGAAAATCAAAAGATAA
- a CDS encoding elongation factor EF-2, giving the protein MGKRAKMIAKIKELMEKYDRIRNIGICAHIDHGKTTLSDNLLAGAGMISKELAGEQLALDFDEEEAQRGITIFAANVSMVHTYEGKEYLINLIDTPGHVDFGGDVTRAMRAIDGAIVVVCAVEGVMPQTETVLRQALKERVKPVLFINKVDRLINELKLTPEELQSRFIKIINDINNLIRKMAPEEFKDKWLVRVEDGSVAFGSAYNNWAISVPFMKKSGITFKDIIQYCEEDRQEELAEKAPLHEVVLDMVIKHLPSPPEAQKYRIPHLWKGDLNSEAGKAMLNCDPNGPLAGVITKIIMDKHAGAVSVCRLFSGRIRQGDEVYMVNSQQKAKIQQVSVFMGPERIPVESISAGNICALVGLKEASAGETICSPDHIIEPFEAITHISEPVITVAIEAKNTKDLPKLIEILRQIAREDPTVKVEINEETGEHLLSGMGELHIEIITKLKIERDAGIPVEVGQPIVVYRETVTGQSPMIESKSPNKHNKLYFIVEPLEEGVLQAYKEGKIPDIDTKRKLDDKIVQELIKAGMDPEEAKRVMCVYEGNVLVNMTRGIVHLDEVKELIIQGFKEAMRNGPLAAEKCQGVKVKLMDAVLHEDAIHRGPAQMIPAARFGIRDAMMQAKPVLLEPMQFVYINTPQDFMGAAMREISNRRGQILDMEQEGDMAIIKAKCPVAEMFGFAGAIRGATQGRCLWSIEFAGYEKVPREMQDQLIKQIRERKGLKLE; this is encoded by the coding sequence ATGGGAAAGAGAGCAAAGATGATTGCTAAAATTAAAGAATTGATGGAAAAGTATGATAGGATAAGAAACATTGGAATCTGTGCACACATTGACCACGGAAAAACAACATTATCAGATAACCTATTAGCTGGAGCAGGAATGATTTCAAAAGAATTGGCTGGAGAGCAGTTAGCTCTTGACTTCGATGAAGAGGAGGCTCAAAGAGGTATCACAATCTTCGCTGCAAACGTTTCAATGGTTCACACCTACGAAGGAAAAGAGTACTTAATTAACTTAATCGACACACCAGGACACGTTGACTTCGGAGGGGACGTTACAAGAGCTATGAGAGCTATTGACGGGGCCATAGTTGTTGTCTGTGCAGTTGAAGGGGTTATGCCACAGACAGAGACCGTTTTAAGACAAGCATTAAAAGAGAGAGTTAAGCCAGTTCTCTTCATCAACAAAGTTGATAGATTAATTAACGAGTTAAAATTAACACCTGAAGAGTTGCAGAGCAGATTCATTAAGATTATCAATGATATCAACAACTTAATTAGAAAGATGGCTCCAGAAGAATTTAAAGACAAATGGCTCGTTAGAGTTGAAGATGGAAGTGTCGCATTTGGTTCAGCTTACAACAACTGGGCAATTTCAGTTCCATTTATGAAGAAGAGTGGAATTACATTTAAAGACATCATCCAATACTGTGAAGAAGACAGACAAGAAGAGTTAGCTGAAAAAGCTCCATTACATGAAGTTGTTTTAGACATGGTTATTAAACATTTACCAAGCCCACCAGAAGCTCAAAAATACAGAATTCCACACTTATGGAAAGGAGATTTAAACTCAGAAGCTGGAAAAGCTATGCTCAATTGCGACCCTAATGGGCCATTAGCAGGGGTTATTACAAAGATTATCATGGACAAACACGCTGGAGCTGTTTCCGTCTGTAGATTGTTCAGTGGTAGAATTAGACAGGGAGACGAAGTTTACATGGTAAATAGCCAGCAAAAGGCAAAGATTCAACAAGTTTCTGTCTTCATGGGTCCAGAGAGAATTCCTGTAGAGAGTATTTCAGCAGGAAACATCTGTGCATTGGTTGGTTTAAAAGAGGCATCAGCAGGGGAAACAATCTGTTCTCCAGATCACATAATTGAACCATTCGAGGCTATAACACACATCAGTGAGCCAGTTATTACAGTAGCTATTGAAGCTAAAAACACAAAAGATTTACCAAAATTAATTGAAATATTAAGACAGATTGCAAGAGAGGACCCAACAGTTAAAGTAGAGATTAATGAAGAGACTGGAGAGCACTTATTAAGCGGTATGGGAGAGTTGCACATTGAAATTATCACAAAATTGAAGATTGAAAGAGATGCAGGAATTCCAGTTGAAGTAGGTCAGCCAATCGTTGTTTACAGAGAGACAGTAACAGGACAATCACCAATGATTGAGAGTAAGTCTCCAAACAAACACAACAAGCTCTACTTCATAGTAGAACCATTAGAAGAAGGAGTTTTACAAGCATACAAAGAAGGTAAAATCCCAGACATTGATACAAAGAGAAAATTAGATGATAAAATTGTTCAAGAATTAATCAAAGCAGGAATGGATCCAGAAGAAGCTAAGAGAGTAATGTGTGTCTACGAAGGAAACGTTCTCGTCAACATGACAAGAGGTATTGTCCACTTAGATGAAGTTAAAGAATTGATTATACAAGGATTTAAGGAAGCTATGAGAAACGGTCCATTGGCAGCAGAGAAGTGTCAGGGAGTTAAAGTTAAATTAATGGATGCTGTCTTACACGAAGATGCAATCCACAGAGGGCCTGCTCAAATGATTCCAGCTGCAAGATTTGGTATTAGAGATGCAATGATGCAGGCAAAACCAGTATTGTTAGAGCCAATGCAATTCGTCTACATCAACACTCCTCAAGACTTCATGGGAGCAGCGATGAGAGAAATCAGCAACAGAAGAGGACAAATCTTAGATATGGAGCAAGAAGGAGATATGGCAATTATTAAGGCTAAGTGTCCAGTTGCAGAGATGTTCGGATTCGCTGGAGCTATTAGAGGAGCTACCCAGGGTAGATGTCTCTGGAGTATAGAGTTCGCAGGTTATGAAAAAGTTCCAAGAGAAATGCAAGATCAGTTAATTAAGCAGATTAGAGAAAGAAAGGGACTTAAATTGGAGTAA
- the tuf gene encoding translation elongation factor EF-1 subunit alpha, which produces MAKQKPVLNVAFIGHVDAGKSTTVGRLLYDSGAIDPQVLERLRREAQEKGKAGFEFAYVMDNLKEERERGVTIDVAHKKFETPKYEITIVDCPGHRDFIKNMITGASQADAAVLVVDVNDAKTGIQPQTREHLFLARTLGIKQLAVAINKMDTVNYSQEEYEKMKKMLSEQLLKVLGYNPDQIDFIPTASLKGDNVVKRSENMPWYKGPTLVEALDKFVPPEKPVDLPLRIPIQDVYSITGVGTVPVGRVETGILKPGDKVVFEPAGVQGEVKSIEMHHEQIPQAEPGDNIGFNVRGVSKKDIKRGDVCGHPDNPPTVADEFVAQIVVLQHPTAITVGYTPVFHAHTAQVACTFIELMKKLDPRTGQVIEENPQFLRTGDAAIVRIKPTKPMVIENVREIPQLGRFAIRDMGMTVAAGMAIEVKPKNK; this is translated from the coding sequence ATGGCAAAGCAAAAACCAGTATTAAACGTAGCATTCATTGGACACGTCGATGCAGGTAAGTCAACAACAGTTGGAAGATTATTATACGACAGTGGAGCTATTGACCCACAGGTATTAGAAAGATTAAGAAGAGAAGCTCAAGAAAAAGGTAAAGCAGGATTCGAGTTTGCTTACGTTATGGATAACTTAAAAGAAGAGAGAGAAAGAGGGGTTACAATTGACGTAGCTCACAAGAAATTCGAAACCCCAAAATATGAAATTACAATTGTTGACTGTCCAGGACACAGAGACTTCATTAAAAACATGATTACAGGAGCTTCACAGGCAGACGCTGCTGTCTTAGTTGTCGACGTTAACGACGCTAAGACAGGAATTCAGCCACAAACAAGAGAGCACTTATTCTTAGCAAGAACATTAGGTATTAAGCAATTAGCTGTTGCAATCAACAAGATGGATACAGTTAACTACAGCCAAGAAGAATACGAAAAAATGAAAAAGATGTTATCAGAGCAGTTATTAAAAGTCTTAGGTTACAACCCAGACCAAATTGACTTCATTCCAACAGCTTCATTAAAAGGAGACAACGTTGTTAAGAGATCAGAAAACATGCCATGGTACAAAGGACCAACATTAGTTGAAGCTTTAGACAAGTTCGTACCACCAGAAAAACCAGTAGACTTACCATTAAGAATTCCAATTCAAGATGTCTACTCAATTACAGGGGTTGGAACCGTTCCAGTTGGAAGAGTCGAAACAGGTATCTTAAAACCAGGAGACAAAGTTGTCTTTGAACCAGCTGGTGTCCAAGGAGAAGTTAAGTCAATTGAAATGCACCACGAACAAATCCCACAAGCAGAACCTGGAGACAACATTGGATTCAACGTTAGAGGGGTTAGTAAGAAAGACATTAAGAGAGGAGACGTTTGTGGACACCCAGACAACCCACCAACAGTTGCTGATGAATTCGTAGCTCAAATCGTTGTCTTACAACACCCAACAGCAATTACAGTTGGTTACACACCAGTCTTCCACGCACACACAGCACAAGTTGCATGTACATTCATTGAGTTAATGAAGAAATTAGATCCAAGAACAGGGCAAGTCATTGAAGAGAACCCACAGTTCTTAAGAACTGGTGATGCAGCAATTGTTAGAATCAAACCAACAAAACCAATGGTCATCGAAAACGTTAGGGAAATTCCACAGTTAGGAAGATTCGCTATTAGAGATATGGGTATGACAGTTGCTGCTGGTATGGCAATCGAAGTTAAACCTAAAAACAAATAA
- a CDS encoding NusA-like transcription termination signal-binding factor: MAKVRLSTEEIMKIGFFEKIANVPIIDCILNDERVAFIVKEGDVGAAIGKGGENVKKAEEKFGKKVDIIEYSDDWRKFIRNIFAPIQLEDVWVKRVGKDVVAFIRINPRVRRAVFGEKGKNLERALQILKRHTKITKIKVIIDNQKFKRKKARKPVNEEQQQEQAEAKQEVKNE, from the coding sequence ATGGCTAAGGTAAGATTATCAACAGAAGAAATTATGAAAATTGGTTTTTTTGAAAAAATTGCTAACGTTCCTATAATTGACTGTATATTAAATGATGAAAGGGTTGCTTTTATTGTAAAGGAGGGTGATGTTGGAGCGGCAATTGGGAAAGGGGGCGAAAACGTTAAAAAAGCTGAAGAAAAGTTTGGAAAAAAAGTTGATATCATTGAATACTCAGACGATTGGAGAAAGTTTATAAGAAATATATTTGCTCCAATACAATTAGAGGATGTTTGGGTTAAGAGAGTTGGAAAGGATGTAGTTGCTTTTATTAGAATAAATCCAAGAGTTAGAAGAGCGGTTTTTGGAGAAAAAGGTAAAAACTTAGAAAGAGCTTTACAAATTTTGAAAAGACATACAAAAATTACAAAAATAAAAGTTATTATTGACAATCAAAAATTTAAAAGAAAAAAAGCAAGAAAACCTGTAAATGAAGAGCAACAGCAAGAGCAGGCTGAAGCTAAGCAGGAGGTAAAGAACGAGTAA